Proteins from one Natrinema salinisoli genomic window:
- a CDS encoding elongation factor EF-2, protein MGRRKKIVQECERLMDDPENIRNIAIAAHVDHGKTTLTDNLLAGAGMISDETAGEQLAMDTEEDEQERGITIDAANVSMTHEYEDQNHLINLIDTPGHVDFGGDVTRAMRAVDGALVVVDAVEGAMPQTETVLRQALREGVKPTLFINKVDRLISELQEGPEEMQERLLSVIRDVNELIRGMTEDMDDIDDWTVSVEEGTVGFGSALYKWGVSMPSMQRTGMDFAEIMELERADKRQELHERTPLSDVVLDMVCEHFPNPVNAQPRRIPRIWRGDAESDLADSMRLVDEDGEVVLMVTDIAMDPHAGEVASGRVFSGTLEKGQELYVSGTAGKNRVQSVGVYMGGEREEVEEVPAGNIAAVTGLKDAIAGSTVSSVEMTPFETIEHISEPVITKAVEAKNMDDLPKLIETLRQVSKEDPTIQIEINEDTGEHLISGQGELHLEVITQRIEKNQGIPVNTGEPIVVYREQPQQASDQVEGISPNRHNRFYISIEPMTDDLVETIQRGEASMDMPEQDRREALQEAGMDKDTSQNVEHMHGTNILIDDTKGIQHLNETMELVIEGLEEALDNGPLANEPVQGTLIRLHDARLHEDTIHRGPAQVIPATRNALHKALIDGKIKMLEPMQDVRIDVPNDHMGAASGEIQGRRGRVDDMYQEGDLMVVEGIAPVGEMIGFASDIRSATEGRASWNTENAGFEVMSNSLQRDKIMEIRERKGMKLELPPAIDYL, encoded by the coding sequence ATGGGCCGACGCAAGAAGATCGTCCAAGAGTGTGAACGGCTGATGGACGACCCGGAGAACATCCGGAACATCGCCATCGCCGCTCACGTTGACCACGGGAAAACGACGCTGACAGACAATCTGCTGGCTGGTGCCGGTATGATCTCCGACGAGACTGCCGGCGAGCAGCTCGCGATGGACACCGAAGAAGACGAGCAGGAACGCGGGATCACCATCGACGCGGCGAACGTTTCGATGACCCACGAGTACGAGGATCAGAACCACCTGATCAACCTCATCGACACGCCGGGCCACGTCGACTTCGGTGGCGACGTGACCCGAGCGATGCGCGCCGTCGACGGTGCGCTCGTCGTCGTCGACGCCGTCGAAGGGGCGATGCCCCAGACCGAGACGGTGCTGCGCCAGGCCCTCCGCGAGGGCGTCAAGCCGACTCTGTTCATCAACAAGGTCGACCGCCTCATCTCCGAGCTTCAGGAGGGGCCCGAGGAGATGCAGGAGCGACTCCTCTCGGTCATCCGCGACGTGAACGAGCTCATCCGCGGCATGACCGAGGACATGGACGACATCGACGACTGGACCGTCTCCGTCGAAGAGGGGACCGTCGGGTTCGGCTCCGCGCTGTACAAGTGGGGCGTCTCCATGCCCTCGATGCAGCGCACCGGGATGGACTTCGCCGAGATCATGGAACTCGAGCGCGCCGACAAGCGCCAGGAGCTCCACGAGCGGACGCCGCTGTCGGACGTCGTGCTCGACATGGTCTGTGAGCACTTCCCGAACCCGGTCAACGCACAGCCCCGTCGTATTCCGCGCATCTGGCGCGGTGACGCCGAGTCGGACCTCGCGGACTCGATGCGCCTCGTCGACGAGGACGGCGAGGTCGTCCTGATGGTCACCGACATCGCGATGGACCCCCACGCGGGCGAAGTCGCCAGTGGCCGCGTCTTCTCGGGTACCCTCGAGAAGGGTCAGGAACTGTACGTCTCCGGGACGGCAGGCAAGAACCGCGTTCAGTCCGTGGGCGTCTACATGGGCGGCGAGCGCGAGGAAGTCGAGGAGGTTCCGGCCGGGAACATCGCTGCCGTCACCGGTCTCAAGGACGCGATCGCCGGCTCGACCGTCTCCAGCGTCGAGATGACGCCGTTCGAGACGATCGAGCACATCTCCGAGCCGGTCATTACGAAGGCCGTCGAGGCCAAGAACATGGACGACCTGCCGAAGCTGATCGAGACGCTCCGACAGGTCTCCAAGGAGGACCCGACGATCCAGATCGAGATCAACGAGGACACCGGCGAACACCTGATCTCCGGACAGGGTGAGCTCCACCTCGAGGTCATCACCCAGCGTATCGAGAAGAACCAGGGCATTCCGGTCAACACCGGCGAACCGATCGTCGTCTACCGCGAGCAGCCCCAGCAGGCCAGCGATCAGGTCGAGGGCATCTCGCCGAACCGTCACAACCGCTTCTACATCTCCATCGAACCGATGACGGACGACCTCGTCGAGACGATCCAGCGCGGCGAGGCCTCGATGGACATGCCCGAGCAGGACCGCCGTGAGGCCCTGCAGGAGGCCGGCATGGACAAGGATACGTCCCAGAACGTCGAGCACATGCACGGGACGAACATCCTCATCGACGACACGAAGGGTATCCAGCACCTGAACGAGACGATGGAACTCGTCATCGAGGGCCTCGAGGAAGCCCTCGACAACGGTCCGCTGGCGAACGAGCCGGTGCAGGGGACGCTCATCCGGCTCCACGACGCCCGACTCCACGAGGACACCATCCACCGCGGCCCGGCACAGGTCATCCCCGCGACCCGGAACGCGCTCCACAAGGCGCTGATCGACGGGAAGATCAAGATGCTCGAGCCGATGCAGGACGTCCGCATCGACGTGCCCAACGACCACATGGGCGCCGCGTCCGGCGAGATTCAGGGCCGTCGTGGCCGCGTCGACGACATGTACCAGGAAGGCGACCTCATGGTCGTCGAGGGCATCGCGCCCGTCGGCGAGATGATCGGCTTCGCGAGCGACATCCGCTCCGCGACCGAGGGCCGTGCCTCCTGGAACACCGAGAACGCCGGCTTCGAGGTCATGTCCAACTCCCTCCAGCGCGACAAGATCATGGAGATCCGCGAGCGCAAGGGCATGAAGCTCGAGCTGCCGCCGGCGATCGACTACCTCTAA